Genomic DNA from bacterium:
ATCCTTGACAGCGTGAATGTCTTCCCATGTCGCGTGAGTAAAGGTAATACTTGCCTTCACTGATTCAGTGTACTTTGCAGGAATTATCGCTTCAACAAATACTTCTGCAGGATTACTCTGTTTGAGATAGCCAATCAAGACACCGCCCAGCTCGTGCGATGTATCAGTTGCTGCGAATTCAATTATCTGTTGCCGTACTGAAGCATCCATGAAAATTCGAACGTACTGAGACTTTGATGTACTTTTGTTCTCAGGCTCACTATTCAGCACAATACCCAAATCAGTACCCGAATCTAATTCTGAACCTGGAGGGTCTACCTTTGACATTACTGAATCTCCTTATGCTCAATACAACTTGATATCAATAGCGGCCTCCTCGAAGGACATCGATTCGCGCCACTTTTCTGACAATTGACGATACGCAGTTCCGTCGGCAAATTCAAGCAATTCACCAATCCGAAATGGCATATAGGGGTGGCTCTCAAAGTTTTGTCGCTGCAACGCTAAAGGATTGAACTGGAGAGAAAGCGCTTGCTCTGCGATATACTCGTTAACATCTATCTTCTCAGCTAGGTTTCTGCTCCCAACAACCATCGCCACCAACGCTTTACAGGCCACATCTTTATCCCCGCACGCAACCAGCCCAGCCCTATCGGCCGATATCTCGGATGTTCGCATCCAGTCCATAATTGCCGTAAGTAACTCGTTTGCATTTCTATCAGAACGTGATTTCGTATCATCAAAAAACCAACGCGCCATCGTTATGTACAAAACATGCCGACAGTGAATATGGCCAATTTCATGACCCAGAACAAACGCGAGTTGCTGCGGGCTCAACTGCTCATAAAGAGCATTAGTAAGGGAGATAAAGCACTGATTTCCCGTTCCATAAGTTACTGCGTTAAGATTAGAATCGCTGACAATGTAGACATGAGGCATAGGAACACCGAAAGAGGCTGCCAACGTATACACTTGCTTATGCAATTCAGGTAACTGTCTTTCAGAGGCTCTAACTCCAGTTCCAGCTAGTTGACCACTTACCCAAGGCTCACTGATTTCGTTAATAAAGCGAGTGGCCATTTCTTTGAGACCCCTAACGCTTTCTAAACGCGTCATCATCTGCCTATCATCTGGGTAAAGATACTCTTCCGGGTTGAAAGTTGTGCGAGAACTCATATTAGATATT
This window encodes:
- a CDS encoding M48 family metallopeptidase; the encoded protein is MSSRTTFNPEEYLYPDDRQMMTRLESVRGLKEMATRFINEISEPWVSGQLAGTGVRASERQLPELHKQVYTLAASFGVPMPHVYIVSDSNLNAVTYGTGNQCFISLTNALYEQLSPQQLAFVLGHEIGHIHCRHVLYITMARWFFDDTKSRSDRNANELLTAIMDWMRTSEISADRAGLVACGDKDVACKALVAMVVGSRNLAEKIDVNEYIAEQALSLQFNPLALQRQNFESHPYMPFRIGELLEFADGTAYRQLSEKWRESMSFEEAAIDIKLY